The genomic segment GCAGCAGCGGCACCGCGGCCTCGCCGTCGGTCACCACGAAGAGCGAGACCTCCGGGCCGGCGAGGTATTCCTCGATCACCACCCGGCCGCAGCCGGCGGCGTGCGCGACGGCGGCGGCCCGGTCGTCGGTCACCACCACGCCCTTGCCGGCGGCCAGCCCGTCGTCCTTCACCACGTACGGCGCGCCGAACTCGTCAAGCGCGCGGGTGACCTCGGCAGCACCCTCGGCGGCGGCCGCGTCGGCGATCGGGTACGCCCGTGCGGTCGGCACCCCGGCGGCGGTCATCACGTCCTTGGCGAACGCCTTCGAGCCCTCCAGCCGGGCCGCCGCGGCGGACGGGCCGAAGCAGGCGATGCCCTTGGCGCGGACCGCGTCGGCGACCCCGGCCACCAGCGGCGCCTCCGGCCCGATCACCACCAGGTCGGCGGCCACCTCGACGGCCAGCGCCGCGACGGCGGCCGGATCGGTGGCGGCGACGTCGCGCAGTTCGGCGACGGCCGCGATGCCCGGGTTGCCCGGGGCGGCGACAAGCGACTCGACCGCCGGGTCGGCGGCCAGCCCGAGAGCGAGCGCGTGCTCCCGCCCGCCACCACCAATCAGAAGTACGCGCACGAGCGCCGATCCTACGCGCCACCCCCGGAACCGATCCCGACCCCCGGCACCGACCATGTCCCGGATCGGCCCCCTCGTTCGGGTGCGCGGGGCGGCGGGCTTGAGCCCGGGCGGTCGGCGCGTGGGGGCCGGAGGGGGCCGACCCGAAGCCCTGCCATCAGGTACTCGTGAGAAGTGTTCAAATTGGCGCCCGTCATCCGTCACCGATTCTGAATGAAACGCCTACCGCGCTTCCCGCTGGCCGCACCGTCACATATTCCCGGCCCGGCCTCGTGCGCCAACAGCGCATGCGCAGATTTCCAGCAGAGAGTCACAAATCGGGCTTAAAAGTCCATGTCTCGTATCAGCTTCGGTCACTTTGTGCAATCACACGGGGGCGTGGCACAATATCGTTGGGCACATTCATTGGACTAACCTCGACAATTCCGGTGTGCCCGCGTGTCCTCACTACAGACGTGTGCGAGGTGACGGCTCGTGTCAAGCGGTGGTACCGAAAGGTGGATCTCGCCGGCCGAGCAGTGGCCGAAACACAAGGACCCGGACATGCGTGACGCGCTGGCGCTGGCACGAGCCAGGGGCTGGTGGTACCGGAAAAACTCCGATCATACGGGGTCTGCGACGCTGTACTGTCAGAAAAATACTGTTGACTGTTGCCTGTTCATACTTTTCGGCACCGGCCGGTCCCCAGGGGGACCGGCAAGGTCATTTAAGCGGCTGATTGAACGTTGCCCACACCAGGACGCCGAGAACCTGCCCGAATTGGATCAAGCGGAGCGGCTACTGGACGGCGCCGAGCGGATCATCGACGCGATCGAATCATTGCAGCATCGCACCGACCTGCTTGAGCGCATTGACGCAAACCTGGCCGAGATGGACGGCCTCGCCCCCACTGCCGGGGCGAACGAGCTACTCGATGTCGCGGAAAGTAACCTGGCACGGATCGAAGAACTATTCGATCAAGCGGCGGATTGGGAACACGAAGCCCGGATGGTCGAGCAAGACGCGAAAGCCGTCCTCTCCGCCGAAGGCGTTCATTCGGAGGACCCGAACTCCCAGGTAGACGGCGCCGAGGAGGTCATCCGTGAGGCGGAGGCCGTACTCGACGAGGTGCCGCGGCGACTCGGACGGGTCGCGCGGTTGCGCCGTCGAGCGGTCCGGTTGCGGGATCGGGTATCAGTCGTTCGGATGAATATCAGCGCCCCTGTCATCGACTAGCCGTGTGCACGCTACGTTACCTGTTGGCATTCGCCAACGCTACACCTATACTTCACCCCACGGGGGGCTCTCCGCCGGTCGTTTGGAGTTTGATCGAAGCTACCAGCACCGCTGCAACCGGGGAGCAAAGGTCAATTTAGGAGACGAGGCCATGTTTCGCATCGCACTACATGTGGGGAACATCGACCTGCGGGATCCAGTTGTTGTTGAACGCATCGCGAACATCGACTCACTTTGCGAAATCTCATGGGAGAGCATCGACGGGCGCGTACGCGCTGTTATTTACTGCGATGAGCACGATCCCATAGGGCAGATCATCCAAATCGCCAGACGGATAACACACACCATTCCCGAAGCGAAGATAAATGGCCTCGACCAAGACCTCGTGAGCATCAGCGACATCGCCACCCGAGTGGGGCTGACAAGGGAGGCTGTGCGGCTCTGGACCAAGGGACAACGTGGTCCGGGGGGCTTCCCGGCAGCGCTAGGCTCGATCGGCGGCGGAGACCGGGGGTCAACTCAGGTGTGGTCGTGGCCTGACGTCAACGCGTGGCTGGAGAGGCACTTCGGGCTCGGTGACGGCGACGAGTACCTTTCACCGGAGCAGGTCGCGAAGGCCCAGGCTGCGCTACTCCAGATCGAGGACTATCTCGACCACGATTGGCGAGAACTCGTACAACTGGACATCCCGGCCTCGCTGGGGGTGATCAGCGACGATACAGCGGAAGACGCCGATCCTCTTGTCGCCGCCCCCAGTTCCGACCCCTTCATTCCGGTTGTCAGTCTCAACCTGGGAGTCAAAGTTGACTGAGCGGGGAGATGACGGCGAGACCACGCCCGCCGAACTCGAAGCGCACGCCCAACTGAAACTCATCAAGGTTCAACTGACCAAGCTGGTCGGCGAGTTGGCCAGCGACTCCGGCGAGGAACGCGTGCTCGACGATATCTCCGTAGAGATTCGGGGTCAGTACCGGTTCGTCCACGACGCCGTCATCCAGTTCCGATGGAACGCGGAGCTTCCCATTCGCGAGACAACCGGGCGCAACCTCGCCTATCTGGAGGTTGCGCTGGATGAGTGGTTCCACGTGCCGCCGGGGCCTCGGCCTTCGCCGGAGGCGCTCTCGGTCTTCATGCGGAAGTCGGCGCTCGATGCCGCGATGCCGCACATCCGCGAAGGACTCAGAGGTTTGAGTCAGAGGTTGGGCATCGGCTCCCTCGCTCTGGGGTTCACCCGCAACGACGGCGATGGTCCCCACGCCGCGCTGCAAGCGGGTCCGGGTCCCACACTCGACCAGCGAGGTTGACGGCTTACCCACCGCAGCGACGACGACGGTCGCGATGTCCCCCGGTAGGGATATCGTCCGGCGGTATGGAGCTGACCTCGGACCAGGTGCTGGCGCTGCGGATGGTGAGCCTGCTGCTTCGCGAGCCGGCCGGCGCGGCAAAGCGGCCCGGTGACGTGGCCGGGATCGTGGAGTGGTTCGGCGCCATGCAGGCGCAGGACGTGGCCAGCGGGATGTGGTCGCTGGGTCTGCGGCTGCCGGGCGCCACCCAGGACGACGTGCAGGCGGCGCTGGAGCGGCGGGAGGCGATCCGGACCTGGCCGATGCGCGGCACCGTGCACCTGGTGCCGCCGCGGGACGCGCACTGGATGCTCGACCTGATGGGGGTGCGGGCGTTGGCCGGGGTACGGCAGCGCCGGGAAAACCTCGGTCTTGACGTCGAGACCGCCGACCGGGCGGTGGAGGTGCTGGGCGAGGCGCTCGCCGGTGGCGGCCGGTTCACCCGGGCACAGTGCCTGGCCACGCTGACGGCCGCCGGCATCGCCGCCGAGGGGCAGCGCCTCTACCACCTGCTCTGGTACGCCTCCCAGCGCGGCGTGCTCTGCATCGCGCCGCACATCGGCAAGGAGCAGACGTTCGTGCTGCTCGACGAGTGGGTGCCCGACCCGCACCGGCCGGAGCGGGACGAGGCACTCGGCATCATCGCCCGGCGCTACTTCCGCAGCCACGGTCCCACCAGCCGGCAGGACTTCGCCGGCTGGACCGGGCTCACCGCGGCCGACGCCAAACGCGGCATCGCGGTGGCCGGCGACGCGTTGACCGCCGTGCGCTCCGACGGCGCCGAGCTGTACGCGGACGCGGCGCTGCTCGACGCGTACGACGGCGGGGCTGGTTGGCAGGTCGACGACCTGCATGCGCTGCCCGGCTTCGACGAGTATCTGCTCGGCTTCAAGGACCGGTCGCTGATGGTGGCTCCGGAGCACAAGCAGGCGATCATCCCCGGCAACAACGGCGTCTTCCAGTCGACAGTGGTTCGGGCCGGCCGGGTCATCGCCACCTGGAAACGCACCACCACCAAAACCCGCACCACCATCCGGATCCAGCCGTTGACCCCCACCACCAAAGAAACCCGCGCCCGGGTGGAGCAGACCTTCACCCCCTACGCCCACTACCTGACCCACCCACTCCACTTCGCGTGGGCCTGAGATCACTGCAGAGCGAGTCCAGCATGCATCTTTGGTTTCATGACGCAACCAGACAAACAACCCGAACTCCGAGGTCTGGGCGGAGCGGAGGGTGTGGGATTCGAACCCACGAAGAGGTTGCCCCCTTACCGGTTTTCAAGACCAGCGCCATCGGCCACTAGGCGAACCCTCCACGGCGGTGACACACGGCCGCCGCCGGACCTAGTGTGCCATGCGGCCGACACCCCGACGTGGCGCCCGGGTCTGGGTCAGACTTGAGCCATGTACGCGATCACGATCCCCGAGCCCGGCGGACCCGACGCCCTGGTCTGGGCCCAGGTGCCCGACCCGGAGCCCGACCCCGACGAGGTGGTGATCGAGGTACGCGCCAGCGCGGTCAACCGGGCCGACCTGCTCCAACGGCAGGGCAACTACCCGTCCCCGCCCGGCATCCCGCCGTACCCCGGTCTGGAATGTTCCGGGGTTGTCGCCGAGGTCGGCGCCGAGGTGACCGGGTGGCGGGTCGGCGACCAGGTCTGCGCCCTGCTGGCCGGCGGCGGGTACGCCCAGCGGGTCGCGGTGCCCGCCGGGCAGCTGCTGCCGGTGCCGGCGGCACTGGATCCGGAGTCCGCCGCCGCACTGCCGGAGGTGGCCTGCACGGTCTGGTCGAACGTGGTCCAGCTCGCCCACCTGGGGATGGGCGAGACGCTACTGGTGCACGGCGGCGGCAGCGGGATCGGCACCTTCGCCGTGCAGCTCGGCGCGGCGCTGGGCGCCACGGTGATCGCGACCGCGCGGGCCGCCAAGCACGAGCCGCTGCGCGAGCTGGGCGCGGCGCACCTGATCGACTACACCGAAGCGGATTTCGTCGCGGCGGTCCGGGAGCTGACCGACGGCCGGGGCGTCGACGTGATCCTGGACATCATCGGCGCCGCCTACCTGGGCCGAAACGTCGGCGCGCTGGCCACCAACGGGCGGCTGGTGGTGATCGGCCTGCAGGGCGGCCGGAAGGCGGAGCTGGACCTCTCCGCGCTGATGAGCAAGCGGGCCAGCCTGATCGCGACGACGCTGCGGGCCCGGCCGGTCGCCGAGAAGGCCGCCATCGTCCGGGGCGTACGCGAGGAGATCTGGCCGCTCGTCGAGTCGGGGAGCATCGTGCCGGTGGTGGACCGGCGGGTGCCGATGGCAATGGCCGCCGAGGCGCACCGGATCGTCGAGAACAGCGACCACCTGGGCAAGGTGCTGCTGGTCAACGAGGAGCGGCCGGCGTGATCCGCTGGGCACCCGTGCCCTGCGCGGCCAGTTCGTCGCCCGGGTTGTAGAGCCGGCAGCGCTGCAACGAGAGGCAGCCGCAGCCGATGCAGCCGGTCAGCTCGTCCCGCAGTTGGGTGAGCAGGTCGATCCGCTCGTCGAGCTTCGACCGCCAGGTCGCCGAGAGCCGCGCCCAGTCCGCCTTCGTCGGGGTACGCGACTCCGGCAGCGATTCGAGTGCGGTGCGGATGTCGGCGAGCGAGATCCCGACCTGCTGGGCGATCCGGATGAACGCCACCCGGCGCAGCTCGGCCCGCTCGTACCGGCGCTGGTTCCCGCCGGTGCGGGCGGCCCGGATCAGCCCGAGCCGCTCGTAGTAGCGCAGCGCCGACTGCGCCACCCCGGAGCGGGCGGCCAGATCGCCAATGGTCAATGACTCCTGCATCACGGCACCTTGAGTTGAAGTTAGCTTCAGGTTGCAGGCTATCGCCATGACCGCAGTCACCACCAACGTCCGGGCCACCTCCCGGGCCGAAGCCGCCGAGGTGCTCTGGCCGCTGCTCGACCGGATCACCGGGGACGAGAAGCACGCCTGGAGCGCGTACTCCACACTGGACGTCATCTGGGTGCTCTATGACCGGGTGCTCCGGGTCACTCCGGACACCGGGGACGACCAGACCCGCGACCGGTTCCTGCTCTCCAAAGGCCACGGGCCGGCCGCCTACTACGCGGTCCTGGCCGCCAAGGGCTTCATCCCGCCCGACTGGCTCGACGACCTGGCCGGCCCGCGCAGCCGACTGGGTCACCACCCCGACCGTCTGCTCGTCCCCGGGGTGGAGATCGGCTCCGGCTCGCTCGGACACGGTCTCGGCCTGGCCGTCGGCACGGCGCTCGGCCTGCGCGCCCAGGGCCTGATGCCCGGCGGACCGGGCGAAAAGCCGAACCCTCGGGTGTACGTGCTACTCGGCGACGCCGAGTTGGACGAGGGCTCCAACCACGAGGCGATCGCGTACGCGGGTGCGACCGGCCTGGCCAACCTCACCGCGATCGTGCTGGACAACGGCTCGGCCACGCACGGCTGGCCGGGCGGCATCGCCAGCCGGTTCACCGTGAACGGCTGGACCGCCACGACCGTCGACGGCCGCGACCACGACGCGATCGAGACCGCCCTGACCCACCGACCCGACCCCGCCCGCCAATCCGACCGGCCGCACGTCGTCGTCGCGGTCGTCCGTCCCGGGGAGTGACCGCCATGCGTGCCGCCTTCATCGACACCGCCACCGAGATCCTGGCCGACGATCCGCGTACGGCGTTGGTGTTGGCCGACATCTCGGCCGCCAGCTTCGCGCCGGCCGCCCGCCGGCACCCCGATCGGGTACTCAACGTGGGCATCCGCGAACAGCTCATGATCGGCGTGGCCGGCGGGCTGGCCCTGACCGGGCTGCGGCCGATCGCCCACTCCTACGCGCCGTTCCTGGTCGACCGGGCGTACGAGCAGATCAAGCTGGACCTCAACCACCAGGGCGTCGGGGCGATCCTGGTCAGCGTCGGCGCCTCCTACGACGGGTCGAGCGAAGGCCGGACCCACCAGTCCCCGGGGGACGTGGCGCTCTTCGACACGCTCGGCGACTGGACCGTGCACGTACCCGGGCACCCGGCCGAGGTGCCGGCGCTGCTGCGCGCCGCCGCCCGACACGACCGGGGGGTCTACCTGCGGCTGTCCGAGTTGGCGAACAGCGAGGCCCGGCCGGGCACCGACCGGCTCCGGATCGTCCGCCGGGGTGGTCCGCAGGCGCCGCTGGTGGTGGCGGTCGGGCCGACGCTCGACGCCACCCTGTCGGCGGTGGCGGAGCTGGACGTCACGGTGGCGTACACCCACACGCCGCGCCCGTTCGACGGCGCCGGCCTGCGGGCGCACGCCGGTCGGGACGTGGTTCTGGTGGAGCCGTACCTGGCCGGCACCTCGGCGGGGCAGGTCTCGGCGGCGCTGGCCGATCTCCCGCACCGGCTACTGACGCTGGGCGTGGGGCGCACCGACCTGCGCCGGTACGGCAGTCCGGCCGACCACACCCGATGGCACGGCCTCCACGCCGAAGGACTGGCCGAATCGATCCGCGCCTTCATCATCCAGTGCGCGGCCGTCACAGGATCGGAAGGACATCCGGCACGCCCTCACCCCTGATCGCGTACCCGATGTCCTTTCGATCTTGGGCAACGCCGTGGGCGGTGAGGTCAGGGCTTGCGGGGGGCTTTGCCGCGGCGGCGGCCACGCTCCCGGCCGAGGATCCAGAGCGCCTCGACGCCGTCCTTCCAGGTGATCTTCTTGCCCTCTTCCCGGCCCCGGGCGCGGTAGCTGATCGGCACCTCGTACGGGCGGATCCGGCGGCGCAGCAGCTTGCCGGTGACCTCGGCCTCCATCCCGAAGCCCTTGGACTTGACCTCCAACGACCGGTAGAGCGAGACCGGCATCAGCTTGAAGCAGGTCTCCAGGTCGCCGATGTACGAGTTGAAGAGCACGTTGGCCGCCGTGGTGACCGCCTTGTTGCCCATCACGTACCAGAAGCTGTAGGCGCTGTGGCTGCCGAATGTCCGATTACCGTAGACAACGGTGGCACGTCCGTCGAGGACCGGTTCGAGAAGCTTTGTGATGTCCTGCGGGTCGTACTCCAGATCCGCGTCGAGAATCACCATGTACTCGCCCTCGGCGTTCTCGACCGCCGTCCTGATCGCCGCGCCCTTACCCGAGTTGCGGGGATGGGTGATCACCCGCAGTCGGGCGTCGTCGGCACGACCGAGGATCTCGCCCGTTCCGTCCCGGCTGCCGTCATCCACGACGACCAGCTCGATCTCGCACGGGTAGTCGACCGCGAGCGCCTGCTTGAGGGCGTCCGCGATGCGCTCTTCCTCGTTGTAGACCGGCATGAGAATCGAAAGCTTCACGGGATCTCCACAGTGCTGAGGACGAATCCGCCCTAGCCTAGCCTGGTTGGCGCCATCCGAACGCCCGCCGTCGCCCAGCGGGGGCGGCTAGCTGGTCCGCCCTGCTCGGGTGGTGTTTACTTCCGGCCATGCCGGCAGCGGGTTATCCATTGGCAGTCGCGCCTGTCCTGGCGTTCCTACTGCTCAGTCACGCCCTTCGGCCGGGCACCCCGGTGGCCGCACCGCGCCGGCTGGCCGCCGTGCGGGCCGCGCTCGCCACCGGCGGCTTCGCCGTGCTCATGGTCGAGGGTCTGGGCGCCGTCGGTGGTCTCAACGTGGCCGCGTTCGCGCTGGGCTGGCTGGCCT from the Solwaraspora sp. WMMD1047 genome contains:
- a CDS encoding winged helix DNA-binding domain-containing protein; this encodes MELTSDQVLALRMVSLLLREPAGAAKRPGDVAGIVEWFGAMQAQDVASGMWSLGLRLPGATQDDVQAALERREAIRTWPMRGTVHLVPPRDAHWMLDLMGVRALAGVRQRRENLGLDVETADRAVEVLGEALAGGGRFTRAQCLATLTAAGIAAEGQRLYHLLWYASQRGVLCIAPHIGKEQTFVLLDEWVPDPHRPERDEALGIIARRYFRSHGPTSRQDFAGWTGLTAADAKRGIAVAGDALTAVRSDGAELYADAALLDAYDGGAGWQVDDLHALPGFDEYLLGFKDRSLMVAPEHKQAIIPGNNGVFQSTVVRAGRVIATWKRTTTKTRTTIRIQPLTPTTKETRARVEQTFTPYAHYLTHPLHFAWA
- a CDS encoding transketolase — protein: MRAAFIDTATEILADDPRTALVLADISAASFAPAARRHPDRVLNVGIREQLMIGVAGGLALTGLRPIAHSYAPFLVDRAYEQIKLDLNHQGVGAILVSVGASYDGSSEGRTHQSPGDVALFDTLGDWTVHVPGHPAEVPALLRAAARHDRGVYLRLSELANSEARPGTDRLRIVRRGGPQAPLVVAVGPTLDATLSAVAELDVTVAYTHTPRPFDGAGLRAHAGRDVVLVEPYLAGTSAGQVSAALADLPHRLLTLGVGRTDLRRYGSPADHTRWHGLHAEGLAESIRAFIIQCAAVTGSEGHPARPHP
- a CDS encoding glycosyltransferase family 2 protein, producing MKLSILMPVYNEEERIADALKQALAVDYPCEIELVVVDDGSRDGTGEILGRADDARLRVITHPRNSGKGAAIRTAVENAEGEYMVILDADLEYDPQDITKLLEPVLDGRATVVYGNRTFGSHSAYSFWYVMGNKAVTTAANVLFNSYIGDLETCFKLMPVSLYRSLEVKSKGFGMEAEVTGKLLRRRIRPYEVPISYRARGREEGKKITWKDGVEALWILGRERGRRRGKAPRKP
- a CDS encoding NAD(P)H-quinone oxidoreductase, coding for MYAITIPEPGGPDALVWAQVPDPEPDPDEVVIEVRASAVNRADLLQRQGNYPSPPGIPPYPGLECSGVVAEVGAEVTGWRVGDQVCALLAGGGYAQRVAVPAGQLLPVPAALDPESAAALPEVACTVWSNVVQLAHLGMGETLLVHGGGSGIGTFAVQLGAALGATVIATARAAKHEPLRELGAAHLIDYTEADFVAAVRELTDGRGVDVILDIIGAAYLGRNVGALATNGRLVVIGLQGGRKAELDLSALMSKRASLIATTLRARPVAEKAAIVRGVREEIWPLVESGSIVPVVDRRVPMAMAAEAHRIVENSDHLGKVLLVNEERPA
- a CDS encoding transketolase, with the translated sequence MTAVTTNVRATSRAEAAEVLWPLLDRITGDEKHAWSAYSTLDVIWVLYDRVLRVTPDTGDDQTRDRFLLSKGHGPAAYYAVLAAKGFIPPDWLDDLAGPRSRLGHHPDRLLVPGVEIGSGSLGHGLGLAVGTALGLRAQGLMPGGPGEKPNPRVYVLLGDAELDEGSNHEAIAYAGATGLANLTAIVLDNGSATHGWPGGIASRFTVNGWTATTVDGRDHDAIETALTHRPDPARQSDRPHVVVAVVRPGE
- the soxR gene encoding redox-sensitive transcriptional activator SoxR; the encoded protein is MQESLTIGDLAARSGVAQSALRYYERLGLIRAARTGGNQRRYERAELRRVAFIRIAQQVGISLADIRTALESLPESRTPTKADWARLSATWRSKLDERIDLLTQLRDELTGCIGCGCLSLQRCRLYNPGDELAAQGTGAQRITPAAPR